The proteins below come from a single Cyanobacteriota bacterium genomic window:
- the aguB gene encoding N-carbamoylputrescine amidase yields MSKLTVAAIQCELTTKVATNLSHVSHFIREAAAQGAQVILPSELFESHYFCREEREDYYRLAQPAKGHPTITHCQQLAAELGVVIPVSFFEQAGPVYYNSVAIVDADGTLLGIYRKSHIPDGPGYEEKFYFRPGNTGFRVWQTRFGKLGVGICWDQWFPECARAMTLMGAEVLLYPTAIGSEPHDPELDTKDPWQRVMIGHAVANMIPIVAANRVGTEGGQTFYGSSFICNHRGDKLAELGRSEEGVICAELDLALSQHMRNAFGFFRDRRPELYQILTEL; encoded by the coding sequence ATGTCTAAGCTTACTGTCGCAGCTATTCAATGTGAATTGACAACCAAGGTTGCTACCAACCTTAGCCACGTTAGCCACTTCATCCGAGAAGCTGCAGCCCAAGGGGCACAGGTGATTCTACCTTCAGAACTGTTTGAAAGCCACTACTTTTGTCGAGAAGAGCGCGAAGACTATTACCGATTGGCGCAACCTGCCAAGGGACATCCCACCATTACCCATTGCCAGCAACTGGCGGCTGAACTGGGGGTGGTGATCCCTGTCTCGTTTTTTGAGCAGGCAGGCCCAGTCTATTACAACAGCGTAGCGATCGTGGATGCTGATGGTACCCTGTTAGGAATTTATCGCAAGAGCCACATTCCCGATGGCCCTGGCTACGAAGAGAAGTTTTACTTTCGCCCTGGCAATACTGGCTTCCGAGTATGGCAGACCCGCTTTGGTAAACTCGGAGTTGGCATTTGTTGGGATCAGTGGTTTCCTGAATGTGCCCGTGCCATGACCTTAATGGGGGCAGAGGTGTTGTTGTATCCCACAGCGATCGGCAGCGAACCTCACGATCCAGAACTAGATACTAAGGATCCTTGGCAGCGGGTGATGATTGGTCATGCTGTTGCCAATATGATTCCTATAGTAGCTGCTAATCGCGTAGGCACCGAAGGCGGACAGACTTTCTACGGATCCTCCTTCATTTGTAATCATCGGGGCGACAAGTTGGCAGAGCTAGGAAGGAGCGAGGAAGGGGTTATCTGTGCAGAGTTAGATTTAGCCCT